The genomic stretch tGTGTGTTTTGGCTTCTCAATGCTTCACAGTGCCTTGCACATGTCAGTGTCATGGTCATTTGTGGCACAGCATAAacctctttctcacacacacacacacacacacgcacacccacacacacgcacacacacacacacacacacgcacacacacacacacacacacacacgcacacacacttactttCCATTCTGTTTGCAGAGGATGAGTGGGATGGAAATAAAGACCTTGGGCCAGTGTAGACGTCTTCTTGGCCTCTTGTTTGCTCTCCATCTCCTTTTCCGTTtctctgactgctgctgctcttgTTAGCGTTTGCATTGTCATCATtggaataaatacaaaacaattttacacaaatgttgTAAGATGATAGTTAGACTTGTCACAGCATCCCTAGTTTGTGTTTAAATGAATTCTCCTTTTTGCTGCCGCAACGCTGCCGTGATCACCGCCGACACGTTTTTTTGTCATCtctcttttgtcattttttgtccTCCCCCAAGACTCTTGATCTCGATCTCTGCCATCTTGTCATTATTTTTCTCTGCTGACATGCTTTCCTTGATCTGTATCTCTCAATGTATTAATTCTCTTTCTTCGTTCCTTTCCCCATATGCTGCATCTCCCTCCATACTgctcccccctctccctccctccccaacCTCTACCACCCTGCAGTCTCCTTGTGTATCCTGCAGTGTGGTCCTGATACCAGGGGAGGATCAGGTTCTGGAGGAAGGAGCGGTGCACAATGGCTGCCATGACGACCACAAGACTAACATCAGCAAGGTTAGCCGGTTGTCGTTACCTAAACCAAACAGATAATACTTTAAACCGTTTATCTAAGATGATACATTTTCTTTGGCACTCTTAGGATGTATGTCCAGTATTTGATTTAGTTATTTTCCCAACAAATATTGGGGCATTGTGAACCAACTCATTTACTCAGGCCCGGCAGGAAAAAGGACTTAAAAATAGTTCAAAGAAATAGAATGAGTCCCAGATGAAGTGTGCCACAGACACATGCATTTAAATTGGTGTGACTGTAGCACACCCTTCAgctttatatttcatatttagaCTACTTCATATCATTGCTGACCTGTTTCCAAAGTAAAACTCCATTACCACAGCTTCTGTCCCCCCTTTCTTTTCACCTCAGGACATTACAAATCTGAAGTGTTCTCCAGCGGTTTCTGCAGGGCGCAGCCCCAAGGCTCTGAACGGCCTGCTCAGTCCTCAGCTGGAAGCCTTGAACAACAGCCAGACGTCGCTGTGCGAGATGctgcaggagaaggagaagaagacgtGGAGTGGAGGACACATGGGCATGGACCACTCAGCGCTCATCCCTCTACGCTCCAAGAACTTCAGGGAGAGGAGTGACGCTCACTTTGTGGATGTTATTAAAGAGGACAGGTTAGAAAGACCTGAGGATAaatacattaaagggatagtttgagtgttttgaagtggggttgtataaggcacttatccatagtcggcgtattacctacagtagacggCGGTTGGAACGCCCCCAGTTCAGAGAAACAGTTCCTGCATGGAACcgaaatgtactgctgtggatagggccggcagcaaaatgtattttagccacctaaaaaaatcaatatcagtttaagtgtacgctatatctagaatattttcactgctgtgccttgccatcagacagccctttctcaCGGGGAACTGAACCGTTGTattcatctatgctctcgcgTTTGGTGAATCTGacctaaccaaagtcacacaataacacaaacaaactaaccgatcaaggcaacggtagaccagcaacccccgtgttctgcgaggtataattacagtttttttcaatggagtctggttgctttggcgagagcatagacgggtacaacggcttcagttccctgtcaaaacatagactgtatagctgtctcacggcaaggtaaaccggcaaaAATATGGATGGACTATGGATACGTACCTCATACTCatacacttcaaaacactcaaactatcaCTTTAAACAAATCTGTAACATTTAAACATAATGTACAGTTGATCAGGAAGTCAATTATTAATATCACTCTTCCAACCAATTTTAAACTAGTTGATTGTAACGTATAAAATCCCAACTGAACATAACGTCTactgacttttcctctgtgcCTGTGACAGCCTCATGAAGGACTATTTCTACAGACCTCCCATAAACAAGCTGAGCCTCACCTTCCTGGAGAGTAGCCTGGAGTCTGCTTACCGGATAAGCTACcaggaggaggtgtgtgtgtctttgtgtgtgagcTGTTTGAGCTGTTTTTGTGCATGACATAATGTTGCCTGCATGTTTAATGAGTGTACATATGTTTCTTTGTGACTTTATCCATGAATGCTATGAGCTTAATGTAGTTGTCTGACTGCGAGTTTTACAACTTTCAGAGTAAAACCAGTCTGATTCCAGTCATCCCACCTCTGCCTCACCTCACCTCCACCTGTGGGCATCCACCTGTGTTGGTGTTTTGTCTGGGAAGCCTGTTAGCACTGCGGCAAAGAGAAATCACTGCAGGACCTTAAAAGTAGTTTTGCATTAGTTTGTGATGTCCTCTGCTGGCGTAAGCTCGGAAGTGCACCTTCGCTCTCGTGGCTGCAACTGTTGCTACGCGGTGTAGTCTAGACTCTGAGTCACTGACTTGGGAATAGATTTCAGTAGAGACTTACTGGAATTATTGTTGATTGTTGGATAATTAATTTCCAAGTTTTTTCATTAATGCCTTTGGTTCTCTTTCCCTCCCAGGTGGAAACCCAAGCACCGGTGCAGATTTTCGCCAGTCCAACGTTCAGTTCTTTCCTGGACATGCTGCTGTGCTGCTTGGTGTTTCTGGCTCTCTCATTGGCCTGTTTCCTTCGACCGCTTGTCTCCCAGCAGAGTTTGTCCACACCAGCACTCATTCTGACTGCAGGAGCCACCCTGCTGGAGGCTGTGGCTCTGCTGGTTGCTATACGGTGAGATACCGAATATAGAGAATgggccttaaaggggacatatcatgctcatcttcaggttcatacttgtattttgggtttctactagaacatgtttatatactttaatgttcaaacaatacattattttcctcatactgtctgcctgcatATACCTGTAAGCACCCTCTATCAGAAACGCtcagttttagcgcatttcaacggaatggcaacagaattgcgttgctgggaaacagcttgggtccatgtttacttcctgtcagctgatgtcattcacatacactgcaacaggaaataaactgggacacatttagaatgtttacgtttaaaactgtgaaattgtctaattattgtagatttgtgacatcacaaatgtaccgaaatcctgacggcttgtttcaaacgcacagtttctgaatacgggctgtgtttatttatctgtggattgagcgtttcgatactttcacagtatttatatatcacttaaacctgctttataatatgaaagacatgaaaatctcactttttacaatatgggacctttaaactacgGGCCCATGGGTTGGATCCAGCCTCAGAAGACCCCCCACATGTTTAGAATGTATTGTTACATATATTTCCtcttttaatatttcatttaaagacAAAACTCCAACACTCAAATTGGCTCTTTACTCCACATTTGACATTTAGCAAGCTGCTCCTCATTGTGCAACTTGTAAACAGTAACACCTCAGCTCTGACAAACTGCACCAAGATGTCCATTACTTAATCTAAAAGAACTGAGAGGCTGAGAATCTGTCTGGTTTTATAACTGAAAGGGTGTTGTCTACACACAGGCTATCTGGATTATCTTAACTTGCTTGAAGTCATCAGACAACTGCGATtggaaagtattttttttatgtaaaaggAAGgactatttagttttttttgtcatgcactggtcaattttaaGATTTTGggttattttgcttccataaaaTGTCGTCTTTCAGACtactggaaagaaaacatccaaaatacacgtttaggtgtttattttactactttgtctacttgcatctgtagatttctcctaaattcatcCAAAGTTATCATCAGagaatgcctcatttgcatatttaaacattaaacttcagaaaacttgtaaaacaaaaaaatattctctTAATATATAGTATCTGTTAGTTACACATTTACCctattcacccgtagtgtctcaaAATGTAAggaattttacaatacatatctttaaaggccattttctcaaaatgattttttttctcagactccaagccagaaatctccacttcagcagcacttacatccaccaaactttccaatTTCATCCCTATTTATATTATGAACGTTTCTACAGAAGGGTTTATTCacatatcattcatagcctgattttcTAGAAAATGTTATTCCAAaaatggctgttgacagtattttctgatttgtggagcgataaaaagagatatccaataTTCCAATATTccctaatatgtcaacaaaatgaaacaataatgtTGAACCTGACTTTATCCAAcgttcagatttctgttttgGAAATGTAAGCAAATTAGCATATATTTAATaagattttcagaaaacttgtaatacaaaaaattatcttcttaatgtcagtaatcaactggggaatgGTGATATTTATTAGTTAAACAGTTTAccttattcacctgtagtgtctccccttaataCTCACATCCAGTTCAtttgaaatgtgttatttcaaatatgttaaataaaaaaaaatattgaagtaCTAGTAGAATGTGGGTATTTGTTTTTGCTCCTTTTTTTGcatatatattatgtatgttTTATAAAATAGCTGTATCTTGTAATCCCAGATGTGGACCAGATGTTTGGCATggcacagaaataaaaaataaactattaGGACTATTAGTTTCCATGATAATCATGTGGCCATATAGAGTGGGCGGTGTGCTGCTCTACTGTAAGTATAATTAAAACGTCTTCTGACAGTtggaaagcagagagagaaagatggacaAGAGGAGACACGggagagaaaatgttggcattgatACTTGAATTGAAACTCAGACAGGGTGTATTAGAAATAAGGGTCCAGActtatttttcatataaatacaTCTGTATTATTTTGATATACCCCCTGTGAATGAATAGATCTGGTTTACTGACCCTTGTACTGAGAAGCTTTGTGACAATCATGTCTAGAATGAGTTCATTATTCAGGTCGGGGTCAAACATGACACTCAAATGAAATGATAAACTCTTCATTAATAtgatttttaatatattataataatctcTATATCATATTTTTTCCCTCTCCAGTATGGCTTTCTACTTGGACAGCGTGCTGAACTGCACTCGGGTGCTGATGAGCGCGATTTCAGGCTGGATAGCGCGTCACTTTATAGGAGCCGTCCTGGTGTCCCTGCCCACTGTGGCCGTCTTCTCCCATGTCGCCTGTGATATGCATCTCTCCATCCAGGTGGATCTGAAGTTTCTATTTTTAGAAATGGATCACGAGTGTGTTGAaaactattattgttatttgatTGCTGTCTTCATGGCAGATTTATTCTCTCTCATTCAAATTGATCAGTAAAGCAGCAGCTCACCTGTATGCTCGTAAAATGTCCATATCTGACCTTACTTATATTCAACATATGTCTTTCAgttgtacagtatgttaatattgcTTACTGTCAGTGGAATTTATGTGCTAATCTTATGGACTCTTTTGACTAATGACTGTGCACCATATTCTCCCCAGTTCACCATGTTCATCTGCTGTGCCGTCTTCATAGCGATCATTCAGTACTGTAACTTCTGCCAGCTCAGCTACTGGATGCGCTCAGTTCTGGCGACTCTGGTGGGACTAACTCTGCTTGCCTTGCTCTTCAGCTCCCCCTGCAGGTATGACACACTGAAGAGACAATGAAGGGAAGTAGCAGATAGGAAAAATATGATATTGTGTGTTCAGTAATAGTGTAGAGATAATGTGACGATAGTGCTGGATTTCTACATGCAATTGATGCATTAATTAGTGCTATTTATGTTTCTTCCAGTGTTGCCAAGAGTCTGTTTTTCTGGTAAGTACAATGATTATTGTTAACTTTGTAAAAGATGGTTTACTTCTTTTTGGTGGacagtttcttttttatctttgttttttgttgagttttttttttcataaaacaaaGCCGGTTTTAGGGGTGTAGTTCAACATCACATATACGTTGGGTACAAGAATGAAAAGCGTTAAGGGTTGACTCGGTCAAAacagtatatggctggaccgtgtatggtcagtctgtgaatttatGGCTCAATTGtaacacaaatagtcagtggtcatgtctgtaatgtTATATCCAATAATTCTTTCTTAAATGTACTGCAGTAGCAAATCACAACATTGTACAGCTAcgtataaaaaaaattacaagaaATGTTATAAATGAAGTTGCaagaacagttttttccacttactgtatatcttaatgtttgattgaaagacaacttataataaAGCAAATCatattcagtaatagtaaatggcataacatttattattcagtcagtgtattatacattttatacaaggtgaaaaggtatgagcatgacatacagtatgcaaggttgaaagtatttcagttttttattaaaggatGTGCATCACACCACTTAAAAGGCGTCTCTGCTGGCGCATACGCCGGATGCCACACTCAAATCAATCGTGTAAAGCGACGTGCACGCCTACCCCGACCACATGGCTGATACAAACACAACAGGGTCTTTGGGTATATTTTGATTACAGTCTTAGCCCTTAATAGCGGAGTACAATACATTATGATATTACAACCTAATGAGCGAATACCATACCAGATATATACACAACAGAGCAGTCAGCAGGTGATTGCTGGTATATTTCTCTGTGGCATCATTATCTCGTCAACGATTAATGACACAATAAACCTTGATTGCGCTGACAGATCCAtgctttattattttaaatgttttccccTCCATTTAAGAGGCATGCTCCTCCCTCGCCGCTCATCATCACTTCTCTTGTGCCCCGGCTGTAGGTCCCAGCGTGCCCAGACGTTTGCGTTTATAGGGCGGGCTTTGCAAATGTATCCATGCAAAGTTTCAAGGAGAAAATTTACTTTTCCATACAGTAGATTTCCTGTCCtgtggattttggattattgcagaaaataagctctgtggcaaactaacgtttatgatacttgcacattttgttcagcaagataatcttcacaaatgaacaccgcttttatgttttttgaagtgtaaatgcaataaCCAGAAGTaaaggctaacgttaagctataaacgaactacaccacggtcgcatgaacccgagtatacacaacgaggctgtaaaggagtcggcatgatgacgtttagtagtctcatttagccacttgttagcaaccgccttttttaagacacataaaagcttaaaaattcatTGGGattgggatatttactgacgtattttgtATCGTAGAACAAATCGTTAAAatgtcttcagcttgtgttaaccacagaccttatttcaggcatctaactaaaaacccattgacttccagacgagggaacggaagtgctaaaatgctaaaatgctaactcatttctgggttttaggactcactTCTGcaccacttcctctttaacCTCTTTAACCATCCATTTcataattatgacttttttactttctttttgttAGACAGCTGCTGGTTCTTGTGTGTTGCCTGCATGATTCAGAGTTGAAATTTTGGTCTTGAGGTGTAAGTAACTTCTGCTAAAAGCCTCTGTAGTTGTGGTGATTACTTACAGCGAAAGAAGCTGCAAATTTATCACtactttttactattttctcacatttctctctctctgtctctccaccagGTCGGATGTCCAGagcaacaccagcagcagcagcaacggcTCCATCTTCATGTCTGACAGCCCAGCAGACCCAAACCCACAGGACCTGCTGGGCCCCGAGGCCTGCGTGGCCTTCTTCCTGGTTCTTCTCCTCATCTGGTTCCTCAACCGCGAATTTGAGGTCAGTCACCGCCTGCATTACCACGGCAACGTGGAGGCGGATCAACACCGCATCAAGATCCAGAACATGAGGGACCAGGCTGACTGGCTGCTCCGCAACATCATCCCCATCCACGTGGCGGAGCAGCTGaaggtcacccagagctactcCAAGAACCACGACAACGTGGGGGTGATATTCGCCAGCATCGTCAACTTCAGCGAGTTTTACGAGGAAAGCTACGAGGGAGGCAAGGAGTGCTATCGCGTCCTCAACGAGCTGATCGGAGACTTTGACGAGCTGCTGCGGAAGCCCGCCTTCTCGAATATGGAAAAGATCAAGACCATCGGCGCTACGTACATGGCGGCGGCGGGTCTCAACGCGCAGCAGTGTGCGGACGCGGCGCATCCTCACGCCCACCTCCGCGCCCTTTTCGAGTTCGCGCTCGAAATGATGCGCGTGGTGGACGACTTCAACAAGAACATGCTGGGCTTCGGCTTCAAGCTCCGCATCGGGTTCAATCACGGGCCTCTGACGGCGGGGGTGATCGGCACCACGAAGCTCCTCTACGACATCTGGGGCGACACGGTCAACATCGCCAGTCGCATGGACACTACGGGCGTGGAGTGTCGCGTCCAGGTCAGCGAAGAGAGCTACTGCGTGCTCAACGGCATGGATTATGAGTTTGATTACCGCGGCACAGTCAACGTCAAAGGCAAAGGTCAGATGAAGACCTTCCTTTACCCGAAGAGCAGCGACAGCGGCCCCGTGCCTCAGTACCAGCTCTCAGTCTCACCAGAGATCCGGGCACAGGTGGACGGGAGCATTGGGCGCTCGCCCACCGACGAAATCGCCAGCATGGTCCCCGCAACCGGCATAACTGCAAGCAGTACCAACACTTTGGTACCCAGCACCAGCACTGGTTCCTCCACCACCACAGGGCTCAGCCATGAGAAGCAGGCGGACAGCCGTGAAAGACGTCCCTCTACAGAGACCAAGAGATCTACGTCTCACCTAGAAGCACCGCCGCCTTCTTCTGCAAATAACAAACTCACCATCTCATCCTCGGTCCAGCATAACGCACCCCAAAATCCCACAACAACGTCCCAGAAAGACGTCAAGAAGGACAAAtgcgatgatgatgatcatgacAGTAACGTTGGAGAGTTAACCAGACTTTAAGCTACTTTTATCGTAAATCCTCGACCCTTTAAGCTCTAGTTCCTGCCGGTTTGTAGAATACATTTGGTCCTCAGAATCAGAGAGAACGAAACACAGGCTTCCTCTCTTGTCGCTGGACCACAAAGTGAGTATCAGGCAGGAACACACAGAGGAAAACGGGAAGATGCGATGGCTGACTCTGAACCTCCTCATGCCTGCTACAGATCCCATCGTCTCCCATCAACTTACTTGATTATATCTGTACACCTTTAATCTTAATCGTTTCTTTCATACGTCTTTTTAAGTGCCTTTAGAGTAGAATAGTGTGTAGACTAAGCCTTTTTGAGTAAGGGAAGAATAACATAAAgggaaaaactgtaaataagcAAACTTTTTTGTGCTTTGCTTTTGTTACAGCTTTACTTTGTAGACTATACTTTGCTATAATAtatatgcctttttttttatcaacgaAGAGCTCACCTTATGAGAAGTGCTACAACGTGAGGAGAATCACAATGCGTGGCAAGCGAAAGGGAAATAAGACCCAAGATATGTATTAGTAAAATCTGCACTAGAACGCAACAGAGGTTCTTCTTGAGGACTCTTCAATGAAAGGCACAGCAGAGACTAATCAATACGGGCTAAGGGCAGACGGGGCCGCGTGTCGTACGAGTGTATTTGCATGCATAcggtgtgtttgtgagtgtgtgtaatgAGCTTGTGCAGGGTTTAATGAGGAGAGGTCCCTCTGAGTTACTCGACTGACTTGGTGAAACTGATGACAAACAGTTTAGGAACGCAGtcgcaaaaaataaaaacaaaagttgcTGATGTGGCAGCTTTTTCTTCGGCCTCGGTTAAGATCTTTGTACTGCCTCAGCACTGAGGCACGATGGTCGACATTTAATCAGCATGCTTGCAACAACGGCAATCGTAGACAAGGTTAAACTAGTGTTCGTGCTCTTAAGGGAACCCAAGCTGTGTTAAGTGTTGGTGAGTGTTTCAATGGATCCTACGAGGCACTGCTGTAACCTGTAGAGTGTCTTGACTGTAGATTGATTAGAGAAAACAACTGCCTACTGTATAGGTCTCGCTGTATGGGTTACACTGTGTGTTAGCTGATAGGGCTTTTTAAGACATGGATAATCAAAGTGGAATGTCGCAAATCAAaacttaatgttttttattgtatttattgtaacACAAAACTTGAACCGTTCATGTGAAGCTCCCCTCTCGAATCTCTGTGATTTGAAAGACATTACTAGACGTAGACGGCTGGTTGCGTTAGCTGCATGAAACTTAATGTAATAGCACTGTAAATGCAAAAGGCAGTGCAACAATATTTGGTATTATAGGTGTTTttactctttttctttttgacttCATTGATTTCATGCTATAAAtcccatgataacctttcagcatattgtaattcaagtgttctgagagaaaactagacttctgcacctcctcatggctctgttttcaggcttaaaaaaaatctattggctgtgctccggctgatgggcggtgcttggtatttcctcaactgttctcaacactggtcacaaactgtctcattttactaaacagtacactacaagatgtttctgaaaacagttgaggtgagaaataggcattacagtaacagaatattgattcatatttgatcaacgctgactagtttgaccgtttgatcggagattgcgagtgattgacagctgctcagagacggcaggctccagctcggctctgattggttgttttcctccggtctgtgaaatcttgcagttACCataaggagcaccggaggacacagaggcacatgatttttttcagattacctgcactactgtcaggatatagtgacagttttataaaaataacttttttgaatcatatttgctccatttctacccactgcagctttaaactgtAAATCTCTGTCACTGTTTCTTAGCAAAAAGGATTGTGTGCtcaaaggcaaaaaaaacaacccatttTACCATGAAATCCACTTCAGTGtcttatttttaatgtttcaaTATCCGCAATATTGTTAAATTACCATTTCATAATTAgtaattttttaataataatgcaaacaAGACCaatattgcagaaaaaaaggaacaaatttacctttttttattttattgtcaaataatttttaaaatgtttttccaactGCCACATTTAACATTACCCTAAAAGTTCAATATGTTTCCTATATGTGTGAAGATAGGGTAGCTTGTGCCTTTTAGCTTTAAACTGTATTTTCCTTACCTTTTTTTCTGCTCTTAGTTGCTTTCATCGCCTAAAACAATGAATATTTCTCCACAGGAAAATGTTCACTGTTTAGTGCTTAATTTTGATGAGGTATTCTAAGATCATGACGTTTGAGCAGTGCCTTTTCTAAACATACCAaacatatttatgtttatttatttattttgcacaaattaagactgcacaaacataacaaaaaaaataatatacagtgcaggaagaggcaaaaaacaacaacactgggcttatttgaagcctccacctaaatAGTGTTTCACAATGTTAGAGAGAACACAAGATTACTATTCAGAAATTAatactacataatagtgatgcAAACAATTagaaccatatatatatatatatttatatatttatatatttatatatatttatatatttatattaataataataataataataaaaaaacacaggacgtGGTGTTAAAAGCTGTCCCTTGTGCCAATAGGTGGTGAGCACTTCCACgaaattttttatatatatacagtatatatatatatttatatatatatatatatatatatatatatatttatatatatatatatatatatatatttatatatatatatatacagtatatttatatatatatatatttatatatatataataacaacaataacaataaatatatcaaaaagaCAGGAAATAGGTGCTTATATTCaacattgttattattttttttgtactgtatCTGTTGCTCGGATGGAGTTGTGTTGATTTAAATGCAATAATAATTACttttaaaagggaaaaataacCGTCTTTACGCTTATGAGCACACAACCCTTATACCAGCCCAACATTTGTGTTTGTTATACTACAATAAAGGGACGCTTTGAAtaattattgctattattatccATGGTCAAGTGCTTAATAGAGGTCATGATACTTGAGTGTCAGGTAAAACGTATAAGCtacattttcctgttttttcctccttttataCGCTCTTttgaattatgtgttttttatgaactcttaaacatgttttttctgtATTAGCAGTGTATTTGGGACAAATAGGAACAATAAGATAGGGGCGTCAACTCTAGTTTTGATTgccacttgttttttttctattgtttCACAACATCAAATGTTGATTTGGTTTGATTGATGGAGATGTAAGTGACATTCTGACCCAGCAGAATGGCTCACTGTGAGATTGTTGAT from Sebastes fasciatus isolate fSebFas1 chromosome 13, fSebFas1.pri, whole genome shotgun sequence encodes the following:
- the LOC141781136 gene encoding adenylate cyclase type 9 encodes the protein MASPQHQQLLPRNTEVSCDSSGDGGVSVRIGSGVKHKHVGGPLGSIGGGFMVGAKHCKYSISSSCSSGESGARRPAVKSFRSQRKMPQLFERSAGHFWDPKFDSSILEEACRERCFPQTRRRFRFVLFYLVAAALLWGSYFAANPSRCDRTAFLLPTASFLLFCLLLFLLTFTKLYSRCYNLVSLLLIVVTFALTLAPQIQTSSFRDPETPTLDLEEYSGMGPTYNLSYDRPLGGNPWSPCLSPVGTFSLCIEVLLLLYSVLHVRLYASVVLGFLYSVVFESLGWLHLTQAGANWSFASQSDWDTLCWLGPAKALLHLCAHAIGIHLFIMSEVRSRSTFLKVGQAIMHGKDLEVEKALKERMIHSVMPRLVADELMKQGDEEIGDNSVKRYSTSGAAAVISSPKNNKRKKTSIPRGHIIFRPFNMKRMEPVSILFADIVGFTKMSANKSAHALVGLLNDLFGRFDRLCELTGCEKISTLGDCYYCVAGCPEPRPDHAYCCVEMGLGMIQAIEQFCQEKREMVNMRVGVHTGTVLCGILGMKRFKFDVWSNDVNLANLMEQLGVAGKVHLSQATANFLDDRYQHEDGQVIERIGHSVVADQLKGLKTYLISGRKVEPPSLCSCSQSGSAGPEQVDPRCPTSRVHTPDAAPSASTLPPDSAKSPCVSCSVVLIPGEDQVLEEGAVHNGCHDDHKTNISKDITNLKCSPAVSAGRSPKALNGLLSPQLEALNNSQTSLCEMLQEKEKKTWSGGHMGMDHSALIPLRSKNFRERSDAHFVDVIKEDSLMKDYFYRPPINKLSLTFLESSLESAYRISYQEEVETQAPVQIFASPTFSSFLDMLLCCLVFLALSLACFLRPLVSQQSLSTPALILTAGATLLEAVALLVAIRMAFYLDSVLNCTRVLMSAISGWIARHFIGAVLVSLPTVAVFSHVACDMHLSIQFTMFICCAVFIAIIQYCNFCQLSYWMRSVLATLVGLTLLALLFSSPCSVAKSLFFWSDVQSNTSSSSNGSIFMSDSPADPNPQDLLGPEACVAFFLVLLLIWFLNREFEVSHRLHYHGNVEADQHRIKIQNMRDQADWLLRNIIPIHVAEQLKVTQSYSKNHDNVGVIFASIVNFSEFYEESYEGGKECYRVLNELIGDFDELLRKPAFSNMEKIKTIGATYMAAAGLNAQQCADAAHPHAHLRALFEFALEMMRVVDDFNKNMLGFGFKLRIGFNHGPLTAGVIGTTKLLYDIWGDTVNIASRMDTTGVECRVQVSEESYCVLNGMDYEFDYRGTVNVKGKGQMKTFLYPKSSDSGPVPQYQLSVSPEIRAQVDGSIGRSPTDEIASMVPATGITASSTNTLVPSTSTGSSTTTGLSHEKQADSRERRPSTETKRSTSHLEAPPPSSANNKLTISSSVQHNAPQNPTTTSQKDVKKDKCDDDDHDSNVGELTRL